TCCTGCGAAAAAATACGTCGAAATCGAAAAGGTGCTTGAAGGCGTGTGCAAAAAAACCGGCCTGAGCCAGGCCGAGCTTGACCTCTACTTGTGGTATCTTGAAACAGGAAAAATTTTGAAATAAAAATCGCAATAGCAATTACATTTCCCGCAACCTTTGGATGCGGGATTCAATAGAAGGGTGCGTTTCAAACAGGTTGTTCAATGCGCTGGCATGCTCTTTCAGCGGGTTTATGATGTAAAGGTGCTCGGTCGCCTTGTTCGCTGCCTCCAAAGGCTCCGTGTCCTTTGAGATTTTTTCAAGCGCGCTCGCCAAAGCGCCGGGGTTTTTCGTGAGCAAGGCAGAGGAAGAATCAGCAAGGTATTCCCTGTTGCGCGAGATTGCAAGCTTTATTAGCGTCGCAATCAGCGGCGAAAGGATTGCCAGGGCGATTGCGACAACCGCCAGGACCAGGCCGAAATTGCCCCTGTCCTCGCGGTGCCTGCCGAAAATGCTTATGCGCAGGAGAAAGTCCGACAGCAGGGCGGTAAGGCCGACCATGACGACAGTGTACATCATTATGCGCGTGTCAGAGTTTTTGATGTGCGACATTTCGTGGCCGATGACGCCTTCAAGTTCCGCACGGTTGAGTTTCTGCAGCAAGCCGGCCGTGACAACAATGGCTGCATGCTCCGGGTCCCTGCCGGTCGCAAAGGCGTTCGGCGCTGTGTCGTCGATGATGTAACATTTTATCGGCGAACTCAGGCCAATGCCGACCGAAAGCTCTTCAACTATGTTGTAAAGCTGGGGCAGTTCCTTTTTCGTTACGGGCCTTGCCTGCGAAATGGACAGGACGAGGCTGTCGGAATAATAATAGGAAAAATATGCGGAGCCCACTGCTATGGCCAAGGCGAAGGGAATTGCAAACGCGCCCAGGCCCGTGTAGAGCGCGAAAATGTAAACCAAAAACATTACAAAGAAAATGAAGAAAAAGAACAGGAACAGGGTTTTACGCCTGTTCCCTTCAACCTGCTCGTAAACGCCCGCCAAAGGAAACCACCCGGTTCAGAATTTGACTTTGGGCGCTTCCCTTGCTCCTGCTTCCGCCTCGAAGAAATCCTTTTTGGCGAAACCGAACATTCCCGCTATGACATTGCTTGGAAACTGCTGGATTGCGTTGTTGTACAGCAGGACAGCGTCATTGTAGAACTGTCTCGCGTACGCGATCTTCGACTCGGTGCTTGAAAGCTCTTCCTGCAACTGCTGGAAGTTTTCGCTCGCCCTCAACTGCGGATAAGCTTCTGCGACGGCGAAAAGGCTTTTGAGCGCGCCGGTCAGCATGTTTTCCGCCTGCGCCCTGCCCGAAACACCGGTTGCGTTGGCGACCGCGGCCCTTGCCTTGGTCACTTCAGTGAAAACGTCCTTCTCGTGCTTGGCATAGCCCTTGACCGATTCGATGAGGTTCGGAATGAGGTCAAACCGCCTCTTCAACTGCACGTCAATCTGGCTCCACGCATTCTCAACGCGGTTCCTGTTGCCTATCAGGCCGTTGTAGACGAGAATCAGGCCGAGAACCAGGATGACAATTATTCCAAGAAGAATCCATTCAATCATAAAGAAAACGCACCCCCGCGGTTAGTAAATTAGCCACGATTTGTTTTAATAAATTAACCTGCTATCAGTCCCTGTTCGGGTTTATGCTGCCATCAAGAATGCCTTTGAGCGTTTCCAGGTTGGGCTCGACATGCCTGCCGCGCTCTTGTACAATATATGATATGCCATTAAGCAGGGATTGAACCGTGATTCTTCCACGGCCAAAATTCCCGGGCAGGTATTGCTGGAGAAAAGCCGCGTCCAAAGAGGTTATTCGGCCAGCCTGCCTTGCCCTGTTGACTTCGTCAAGAACCACCTGCAGCTGCGCTTTTCGCAATTGCACGCGGGCCTGCGACTGCCCTGCATCAGCATAATAATCGCGCAATTGGCGGTATTGTTCCAACTCTTCCGGCTTCCTTTGTTCAACTTCTTTCGGAACCGTTTCGTAGCGCCGGACACCCAAGTCAGCTGCAAGCTGTGCCAGGCTCATTTGCCGGGCATGCTCTAGCCAGTTGACCAATTCAACTGATGACAGGCCGTTTTCGCGGCGGACAGCATCCAAAAGAATTCCAATCGCGGCTGGTGGAATGTACCTGCGCTTTGCTGCTTCAATAATGGTAGCCTCACCAGTGACAGCCCTGTACAAATCCTTTGCCGAAGCCGTCTGAAGCTGATTGCCTATCAGGCCTTTTTCTTGTGCCAAGGCAATAGCGTTTAGGGTCGGCGGAATGCCCTCCAATGGATTGCCATCTGAATCAAATGGAATAGTTCCGCCTAAATGTCTCCTCAATGATTGCAAGGCCGCCACTTCCACTGTTTCCGTTGCAGCCGCCTTCAAGCCTTCGCGCTCTTCCGGACGCCTGTTAGAGTTTTCGGCAGCCGCGAAAAGGACATTATTCCTGAAAAAAAGCAGTGCGTCAATATATTCCCCTGCGCCCATCCTGCGGCCCATTCTGCCATTCCCCATCCGGTAGCTTTGCATTTTCAGCAGATATTCCCTGAGCCTGTCCCGGACATCCGGCTGAAGTGCTACTCCAAGTGATTTTCTGCGGGGCTTCCCGCTTGGCTTCGGACCGCGCGTTCCGGTAAGCGCGCTCAAAATGTTGCTGTAAAGCCAGTCGGATACAATGCCCAATTCGCCATGCAACTGGTATTTTGCCGGCCTTGCGGCTGCAGGCAAATTCGCAAAGTCCTTTTCGCCTGTTCCAAGCTGTTTCCATCTGGCGGCCTCTGCGGGTGTCCTAGGGGGCCTGCGTCCTGCCTCCGTCCGCTCCGCCTCCAAAGCCGCCCGCCGGGAAGCAAGGCGCAATTCAAGCTGCACGCGGTTTGGTTCAACGCGGCTGCGCAGCCCGGCTGTCCTTTGCCGGTTGGCAGATACAGTGGCATCACGGGAAACTGGTTTTGGTGCCAGAGGGCTTAAGCGGTTTCTTCTGGCATTCCTTCGCACAGCAGTACGCCTTCTGTTTGGGCCGATTGCGAAACGTCTGCGCGGGCGCATAATCAAAAACCATCAAAAGAATAGAATAAGCGCGTTAAAAGTAAATAAATCTTTGCGGGAAAAAACTTCGCTTTGGCCGGCCCACCGGCGGCCGGCAAAGCCAGCCCGTTCGTTAAACAACTATTTTTCCGCGGTTATCTGCCATGCTCCGCGCGGGTAGCCGAAAACCGTCGGCGTTCTGCCATATTCTTTCGGGTAAAGCGGCCTTGCGGTTATTTTTCCATGCCCGAATGCGCTCTGCCTCAACAGCCATTCGATGAAATCCGATTCACCCTCTCCCACCATGAGCATGAGCTTGCCTCCGCGGCAAAGCTTTTTGTGGCAAATGTTGAAAACGCGCAAAGTGTATTCCATGTGGTCCACGACCGGCTGGCTATCCTCGCCTTCCGGCCCGTAATAGCCCAAGGCAAACTCGGAGCTTATGATTGAAGCAGCGCCATCCTTGAGCCGCTTCAGGCCGGACTCGAAATCGCCGTGAAACTGGTGCCAGTTGGGCGGGCGGTGGTCGCCGGGATTGATCAGGTCAACCCCTATGAATGTCGCATTAGGAAATCTTTCCGAGCGCTTTTTTGTTTTGTATGCGACCGCTTCCTCGTCAAATCCCACGTTGCCGAGATGCACGACAAGCGGCCTCCGCCTTTTCGGGCGCGCGATTTCAGGCATGCAAAATAATCGTTCTCGCGGCTTTTAATGGTTGCGATTTTTTGGCTTATTCCATTTGATTTAAAGCTTTTGCAGGGCAGATTCTTGTGATTGCGATGTCTTTGGGCGAAAAGCTTGCCGGCGCAATGGAAACCCTGAGGCGCGCGGCAACATTGGACAAGGATGCCATAAAGGAGGCTGTCAAGGAGATTCAGCGCGCGCTCATTTCCTCTGACGTGGAAGTTTCGCTTGTCCTCGAACTGAGCAAAAAGATCGAGGCAGAGGCCTTCAAGGAAATGCCGGAAGGATTCAACCGCAAGGAGCATGCAATCAAGGCAACATATGATCTGCTTGCCGAACTGCTCGGCGGGGAAGCCGCAAAAGCGCCCGAAAACCCGAAAAGGATTCTGCTCGTCGGAACCTTCGGCCATGGCAAGACGACCACCGCAGGAAAAGTTGCAAAATGGTATGCCAAGCGCGGAAAAAGCGTTGGGTTAGTTGCCGCGGACGTTTTCAGGCCGGCCGCGGTCGAACAATTGAGGCAGGTCGCGGAAAAAGCCAAAGTCGAATTTTTCGGGATTGAAGGCGAAAAAAGCGCGCAGAAGGTGGTGGAAAAAGGGCTTGAAAAATTCCATTCAAAGGACCTTGTCATTGTCGACAGCGCGGGCAGAAGCGCGCTGGACGAAGAGCTCGTGAAGGAAATAAAGGAAATCAGTTCGGCGCTGAAACCCGATGAAACGTGGCTTGTGCTCGGCGCGGACATCGGGCAGATCGCAAAAAAACAGGCGCAGGCGTTCCACGACGCGGTCGGAGTAAACGGCGTAATAATCACTAAAATGGATGGAAGCGCGAAAGGCGGCGGAGTTTTGGCGGCATGCCATGCCACGAAGGCAAGCGTCTACTTTATCGGCGTTGGCGAAAAGCTTGACGATTTCGAGGAATTCGACGCGCAAAGGTATTTGTCGAGGATCATGGGCTTCGGCGATTTGCAGGCACTGCTGGAAAAGGCGAAAGAGCTGGGCGAAGATGAAACGGCGTTGTCTGCAGAGGAGATGCTGGAAGGCGAATTCAATTTCAAGGTCTTCTACGAACAGCTGAAGGCGACGAAAAAACTCGGCCCGCTGTCAAAGGTTGCGGAAATGCTGGGCATGAAAATGCAGGTGCCGAAAGAACAGCTTGAAATCGGGCAGGAAAAAATGGACTCGTTCGGCATAATCATCGACAGCATGACCGAACAGGAGCGCAAAAACCCCGAACTTCTTACCAGAACGAGAATCCACAGGATTGCCGTTGGCAGCGGCAGGAAAGAAGAAGATGTCCGCGAACTGATAAAGCAGTACAGGACCATGGAAAAAATGTTCAAAAAATTCAAGAGCATCGGCTCCGAAAAGAAACTGGAAAAAATGGCGAAATCCGGCAACTTCGGCGGAATGCTGCAGGGCTTTGCCAAAAAAAAGAAAAAGTTCAGGCTGAAATGAGAACGCAACGGCGATGATTGAATGGAATTCCTGCTTTTCCGCGAGGCGATTGTTTTGCTTGCCTGTGCTGTTTCGGCTTACACTGACTGGAAAGACGGCCTGATTCTGGACAAAATAACGTATCCCCTTATCGCAATCGGAATCGCCTTGAACCTACTGGAAAAAGATTTGACTGTTTTCATTCTGCCGATTGCGGTTTTTGCCATTGGTTATGCCATTTACTATGCGGGAAAAGTGGGCGGGGGGGACGTGAAACTTCTTGCCGGAATTGCAATGGTTCTGCCGTCGGTGCGGGGTGAAATCTTCGTTTTGAACGCCCTGCTCATTGCCTCGTCTTCCGCAATAGTTTTCCTTTCGGCTTACTTCGTTTCAAAGTACGCGCGAAAAGGCATTGACTGGAAGGAAAACCGCGGCGGAATAATGCGCGCCCTGCTGTTCGCTGCATTCATTGCCGCATACTTCTGGTTTTTGCTGCAGTGGAAAATCATGCCGCTGTCAGGAATAATGATTTTTGCCGTTCCCGTGGCTTTCGCGCTCGTATTCCTGGCGCTGGAACACGGCATCCGCAGAAACTTTTTTTTGCAGGAAGCCAAACTGTCAGAGCTTGAAGAGGATGAAATCGTCGCTGTGGAGTTTTTGGATTCGAAAGTGTTGGAAAAGCTTGGCCTCAAATTCAAAGGCGTGCTCGGAGAAAAGGAAATCGGAAAACTCAAGGAAATGGGCCTGAAAACAGTGCCAGTTTACAGGAAACTCCCGGCGTTCGCGCCGTTCATACTGTTGGGCGCGGTTGCCGCGATTGCCTGGCCGGGAATGGTAGCGGGACTGTTCATTTGAAAAGAGAAAAATTATTCGTTTTCTATCTGCCGTATCAGGCGCCTGTGGATGGAAATCAAAAACTTTTCCATGCCGACTGTGAGGGTTCTTCCTGCCGAAAGCCTGTCCTGGATTGCCCTGAGCAGGGACGCGTCGCGCGCAGAGAGTGATGCGCCTTCCGGTCCGCCGAAAAACTGCTCCAATGTTGCAATCATCTCCCGATGCTTCCGGGTTGAAAGTTTTAGCCTGCTCTCTTTTTGCGGTTCAGGCAGAACCTCAACAAAACGCCGGCTTGCCGGAGCCCTGCGCTCCGGGCCGGAATATAAGCCTTCTCCGCGTCTGCCGGCAACATAGATTCTTGCGTTTGCGGAATCAAACTGTGTTGCCGCAACAGCCGGCACCCCGACCGTTCTTCCGGAAGATGCCCTGCGTTCCCTGCCCGAAAACATGATGCCGCCCGCAGAATCGGTTACTTTTATTGCCAAACCCTTTTTTGCCTGCGCGCCGGGTTTTCTGCCAGGGCTTACAGCACGCGGTCTTCTTGATTGCGGCATGATTAAAATAAAATGAAGGTTGTTAATTAAGTTTTGTATGCAAAGCAATGAAAAGTTCATGGCAATGTGCCTTGCCCTGGCGGAGAAGGGAAAGGGCTTCGTTTCCCCGAATCCCATTGTCGGATGCGTAATCGTGAAAAACGGAAAGGTTGCCGGAAAGGGCTTTCATGAAATTTTCGGCGGGGCGCACGCTGAAACAAATGCCTTGAAACAAGCCGGAAAAAAAGCGAAGGGCTCAACGCTTTACGTGAATTTGGAACCGTGCTGCCACTGGGGCAAGACCGGGCCGTGCACAAAAGCCATAATTGCCGCCGGCGTGGAAACGGTTGTCATTGCAATGCAGGACCCGAACCCTAAAATTCGGGGCAACGGCATTGCGGAGCTTGTGGAAGCCGGTGTGAAAGTCGAGATCGGAGTGCTTGCGGAGCAGGCGGAAAAGCTGAATGAAAAATTCGTGAAATTCATGAAAACCGGAAAGCCGTTTGTCTGCCTGAAGCAGGCCCTTACGTCTGATGGAATGGTTTCGTGGGGAAACGGAAAGCGCAAAAGAATAAGTGGAAAGGAGAGCAGGGAACGGGCACTCGTCCTGAGAAACGGGTTTGACGCGATAATGGTCGGAATAAACACGGTGTTGAAGGACAATCCGAGGCTGACGCGCAGGTCGGGAAATTTTGCGGGGCAGATTTTCAGGATAGTGCTTGACGCAAGGCTCAGGATTCCCTTGAATGCAAAAGTTTTCGGCTCGGACAAAAAAGCCATAATAGTGTGCGGGCAAAAAGCGGACAGGAAAAAGGAAAGGCTGCTGCAAAAAAAATGCGTTGTCCTGCGCGTGAAAAGCGGGAACGGGTTGATCAGCCTGAAAGAGCTGTTCAGCAGGCTTGGACGGATGGGAATTTCAAGCGTCCTGGTTGAAGGCGGGCAGACACTGGCAAGCAGCATTCTTGCGGAAAACCT
The sequence above is drawn from the Candidatus Diapherotrites archaeon genome and encodes:
- the ribD gene encoding bifunctional diaminohydroxyphosphoribosylaminopyrimidine deaminase/5-amino-6-(5-phosphoribosylamino)uracil reductase RibD, with the protein product MQSNEKFMAMCLALAEKGKGFVSPNPIVGCVIVKNGKVAGKGFHEIFGGAHAETNALKQAGKKAKGSTLYVNLEPCCHWGKTGPCTKAIIAAGVETVVIAMQDPNPKIRGNGIAELVEAGVKVEIGVLAEQAEKLNEKFVKFMKTGKPFVCLKQALTSDGMVSWGNGKRKRISGKESRERALVLRNGFDAIMVGINTVLKDNPRLTRRSGNFAGQIFRIVLDARLRIPLNAKVFGSDKKAIIVCGQKADRKKERLLQKKCVVLRVKSGNGLISLKELFSRLGRMGISSVLVEGGQTLASSILAENLADNICWVVSKKKAGPEGKFFVDKRVGRLRLENANVFLLGKDAVIEGRPISE
- a CDS encoding prepilin peptidase, producing the protein MEFLLFREAIVLLACAVSAYTDWKDGLILDKITYPLIAIGIALNLLEKDLTVFILPIAVFAIGYAIYYAGKVGGGDVKLLAGIAMVLPSVRGEIFVLNALLIASSSAIVFLSAYFVSKYARKGIDWKENRGGIMRALLFAAFIAAYFWFLLQWKIMPLSGIMIFAVPVAFALVFLALEHGIRRNFFLQEAKLSELEEDEIVAVEFLDSKVLEKLGLKFKGVLGEKEIGKLKEMGLKTVPVYRKLPAFAPFILLGAVAAIAWPGMVAGLFI
- a CDS encoding M48 family metallopeptidase, with protein sequence MFLVYIFALYTGLGAFAIPFALAIAVGSAYFSYYYSDSLVLSISQARPVTKKELPQLYNIVEELSVGIGLSSPIKCYIIDDTAPNAFATGRDPEHAAIVVTAGLLQKLNRAELEGVIGHEMSHIKNSDTRIMMYTVVMVGLTALLSDFLLRISIFGRHREDRGNFGLVLAVVAIALAILSPLIATLIKLAISRNREYLADSSSALLTKNPGALASALEKISKDTEPLEAANKATEHLYIINPLKEHASALNNLFETHPSIESRIQRLREM
- a CDS encoding LemA family protein; this translates as MIEWILLGIIVILVLGLILVYNGLIGNRNRVENAWSQIDVQLKRRFDLIPNLIESVKGYAKHEKDVFTEVTKARAAVANATGVSGRAQAENMLTGALKSLFAVAEAYPQLRASENFQQLQEELSSTESKIAYARQFYNDAVLLYNNAIQQFPSNVIAGMFGFAKKDFFEAEAGAREAPKVKF
- the ffh gene encoding signal recognition particle protein is translated as MIAMSLGEKLAGAMETLRRAATLDKDAIKEAVKEIQRALISSDVEVSLVLELSKKIEAEAFKEMPEGFNRKEHAIKATYDLLAELLGGEAAKAPENPKRILLVGTFGHGKTTTAGKVAKWYAKRGKSVGLVAADVFRPAAVEQLRQVAEKAKVEFFGIEGEKSAQKVVEKGLEKFHSKDLVIVDSAGRSALDEELVKEIKEISSALKPDETWLVLGADIGQIAKKQAQAFHDAVGVNGVIITKMDGSAKGGGVLAACHATKASVYFIGVGEKLDDFEEFDAQRYLSRIMGFGDLQALLEKAKELGEDETALSAEEMLEGEFNFKVFYEQLKATKKLGPLSKVAEMLGMKMQVPKEQLEIGQEKMDSFGIIIDSMTEQERKNPELLTRTRIHRIAVGSGRKEEDVRELIKQYRTMEKMFKKFKSIGSEKKLEKMAKSGNFGGMLQGFAKKKKKFRLK